The Oceaniferula marina region CGCAGACGGGCACTTCGCCATAGATACAGGCAACTTTTTCTGGGTTCTTTTTTGCCCAGTTGTGGGCGATCAGTCCACCTCTGCTGACGCATTCCAGTGCTACCTTTGCTGCGAGCCGATAGGTGGATGTGACTTGTTGGTAAAACTGATCCCATTGTTTAACAGCGGCAGGTGAGCCGTAGAGGTTGGAGACATCCGTGTAGGCTACATGGAAGCCGCGCTTTAAGAGGATAAGATCGACTTCGGGGTGGTAGTCTGGGAACCGGGCACGCCAGACCCAGGGCCTTCCCGGTGCTGGCTGTTTCGGGATGACGATATGGCCTTTTTTGTCCGCTGTTTTGAGAATGTCTTTTTGATACCCGTGCCATTGATCCGCTTGTGCACATGTAACGGATAGAATGAGGCAAGAGAAAATGAGTTTGAACATGGTGGCTGTTTTGTTTGGATCGGTTTAACCGATCGAAGTTGGGAGCCCTTATCGAACTCCACCTTGATTGAGAGTGAAAAAATTAATCTTCATCCGCCAAGGGGATGTGGATATTGAAGCTTTTTCCGCTGTTGCGAACCGGGGACTGCAAGGCGCAGGCCGCGTAGAGCATGATGGGTTTTCCTGCTTCATCAAAGAGGAGTTGGGGCCGCTCCAGGTGGTGGACTTTACGTGTGCTTCCTTCTTTCCAGGTGATGCGCAGGTCGGAGGCCAGCAGATGTTTGGCGTGTTTCCACTGGATGCCGTCTTCGGATTCAAACAATGCCATTGAGGCACCTTTTTTGGTGATACTACCGTTGAAGTCTTTGACCAGGCAGAAGAATTTTTGTCCTCGTTGATCGAACCAGATGTAGGGGTCTTCTGCATATCCCTTGAATGCCTCACCCGGGTGGAAGGTAAAGGGGCCGGTGGGACTGTCTCCAATCGCTACGGCGTGGGTCATACCACCCTTGGGTTTCCAGCTTTTGTACATCAGGATATACTTGCCATCGGCGCGTTGGTCGATGCTTGGGTTGACGACGATGGTATTGGCGGGGATAGGGTCGTTGATGTCACCGTATTGCTCACCTTTTTTGACGAAGCGGCCGAAGCGTTTGACTGGTTTGAGGATCGGTTGATCAAAGCGTTTGAATTTGCCTGTTGCCAGATCTTGCAGCGAGTTTGCTACCAGCACCCCAATGCATTGGTTGGCAACAACATGATCACGAGATCCGATCATTTTTTTCGAGTAGGGGTCGTGGCCCGCCGTGTAGTAAAGGTAGAACTTGTTGCCGAATTGTTTGAGGTGCGGATTGTAGACCGAGGCTCCGTCCCATGACTGAGGTTTGTCCTCGTGTTTACGGCCACGCAGGATGGTGCGGACGTGTTTGAACGGGCCGTCGGGGGCGTCTGCTACGGCGTAGCAGATTTCGGCATCGACGACCCAGCTGGTGGCCCACGGTATGGACTTGGGCCAGCGGCAGTAGAACATGTGATATTTACCGTCGTCTCCCTTGAGAACGGCGCTGCCCCAGGTGGACCAGTCCTTGTGCTCCAGCTTGCTGTGCAGCGGCACCGGCTGGATCATTTTTTGAAAGTTGTATTCCGGGGCTGCCTCCGCTGATGCAAGTGTGGTGGCGAGCAGCAAGAGGGTTGGGATGGCTTTCATGTTATGGTTTGGTAGAAGGAGGTATGGCGGAAGGAGTCTTTTCCTTACGGATGTACTGGCCGAC contains the following coding sequences:
- a CDS encoding glycoside hydrolase family protein; translation: MKAIPTLLLLATTLASAEAAPEYNFQKMIQPVPLHSKLEHKDWSTWGSAVLKGDDGKYHMFYCRWPKSIPWATSWVVDAEICYAVADAPDGPFKHVRTILRGRKHEDKPQSWDGASVYNPHLKQFGNKFYLYYTAGHDPYSKKMIGSRDHVVANQCIGVLVANSLQDLATGKFKRFDQPILKPVKRFGRFVKKGEQYGDINDPIPANTIVVNPSIDQRADGKYILMYKSWKPKGGMTHAVAIGDSPTGPFTFHPGEAFKGYAEDPYIWFDQRGQKFFCLVKDFNGSITKKGASMALFESEDGIQWKHAKHLLASDLRITWKEGSTRKVHHLERPQLLFDEAGKPIMLYAACALQSPVRNSGKSFNIHIPLADED
- a CDS encoding alpha/beta fold hydrolase; this encodes MFKLIFSCLILSVTCAQADQWHGYQKDILKTADKKGHIVIPKQPAPGRPWVWRARFPDYHPEVDLILLKRGFHVAYTDVSNLYGSPAAVKQWDQFYQQVTSTYRLAAKVALECVSRGGLIAHNWAKKNPEKVACIYGEVPVCDIKSWPGGKGEGKGSPKDWTQAIQAYGTDEAGLMAWDDNPLDNLEPLAKARVPFLHVISLTDQIVPPSENTLRLFNHYTSLGGIMTVHPNLQQPTKAHGHHFPLEDPTYLADFISRNCLTNSK